A window of Vidua chalybeata isolate OUT-0048 chromosome 27, bVidCha1 merged haplotype, whole genome shotgun sequence contains these coding sequences:
- the MYO9B gene encoding unconventional myosin-IXb isoform X7 encodes MSLKDADSAVCQAKAAYNLHIYPQLSTESAPCCKVTATKDSTSSDVIKDVINILNLDVSKHYVLVEVKESGGEEWVLDINDSPVHRVLLWPRRAQDEHPQKDGYYFLLQERNTDGTIKYVQMQLLSKETDARRLVERGFLPWHQEDFDDLCNLPNLTETTLLENLKCRFLKHRIYTYAGSILIAINPFKFLPIYNPKYVKMYENHQLGKLEPHIFAIADVAYHTMLKKHVNQCIVISGESGSGKTQSTNFLIHCLTALSQKGYASGVERTILGAGPVLEAFGNAKTAHNNNSSRFGKFIQVNYLENGIVRGAVVEKYLLEKSRLVSQEKDERNYHVFYYLLLGVNEEERKEFHLKQPEDYFYLNQHNLKIEDGADLRHEFERLKQAMEMVGFLSATKKQIFSILSAILYLGNVTYKKKATGRDEGLDVGPPEVLDILSQLLKVKREILVEVLTKRKTVTANDKLILPYSLNEAITARDSMAKSLYSALFDWIVLRINHALLNKKDMEESVTCLSIGVLDIFGFEDFETNSFEQFCINYANEQLQYYFNQHIFKLEQEEYKSEGITWHNIDYTDNVACIHLISKKPTGLFYLLDEESNFPHATNQTLLAKFKQQHEENKFFVGTPVMEPAFIIRHFAGKVKYQIKDFREKNMDYMRPDIVALLRSSDSAFVRELIGMDPVAVFRWAVLRAAIRAMAVFAQAGRERAQKTAGVVRQGPRVPLGELQRSNTPVEKVYRDMHEQIIASIKGLPWQGDDPCELLRSLSQLQHRSHLLKSRGVKQKQIIPKNLLDSKSLKLIMSMTLHDRTTKSLLHLHKKKKPPSISAQFQTSLNKLLETLGRAEPFFIRCIRSNAEKKEMLFDESLVLQQLRYTGMLETVRIRRSGYSAKYTFQEFIDQFQVLLPKNAKASKEDICAYLNKLKLNENYYQIGKTKVFMKEAERQILQDTLHKEVIRKIILLQSWLRMVLERRRFLRMRQAAVVLQACWRSRCVRMALQRNNAAIEIQAAWRRHRQRKRFLQLRRRVCLLQALLRGHLQRKRYQKMVLERQKAEEEQREMQEDEDKEQDTSKPYDIDEDRSKDEQSEPATDELPVKHESEPDRAVEDEDQAQNEQAENLSSSEKATLPQKHTGEGSERVTNSREKRESRRQRGLEHNDLQNKHVLLSFEEPSASCHEEQTVSEEALETAPEPEKSTAQEDNVLQGSSEGEKSPSEEKTLSDIPPSSEIKESGSVPEQPPGADAEDTAADRTKTQRNQNNQIKGSQSFTCPERPTDLALNVHNTLSATGSFQGPADWWADKNRRQRATKDLDSPTSAIQRYVDDPEKLKYKREKWKGKRQSDAGQNDVLSQSLDGRIRADKSPQDQLEKKGSSASLSDLSTLAQTVAMNQQSPDPIEEEKGNQKYPVQKKPSDHFPTSDTAVPVQPASQQGDAKSAFKSPLRRLLGKKPDKKIAKESSDVIEEGDGLSLVSCVLFADTGGIQKVSEGSSGRPGRPQAGKESSKAKKNRTIKISKISSVSQNWRASMVREIANANELKHLDEFLLNKINDLRSQKSGVECLFFEATEKFRGNIKTMYSAPNGQIHVGYKDLVENYQLLVTNLAKKREEKEVKLVLNLFLSLLDEFIRGYAKKEESEQPKQTKAQKKKRKQDRAIEEHNGHVFTNYQVSIRQSCEHCSSYIWPMEKACLCSVCKLTCHKKCMSKIQSSCTSCGKKGEQDAEPRHFGVSVSALTSERNSVPVVLEKLLEYVEMHGLYTEGIYRKSGSANRMKELKQLLQEDPNSVKLENYPIHTITGILKQWLRELPDPLMTSAQYNDFLRAVELPEKQEQLCAIYSVLEQLPQANHNTLERLIFHLVKVALIEDVNRMSPNALAIVFAPCLLRCPDTSDPLTSMKDVSKTTMCVEMLIKEQIRKYKIKMEEISQLEAAESFAFRRLSLLRQNTLWPIKLGFSSPYEGKLSKSSQVKGNDSGTSELDSVHEEEDVSEANNREKEILIDRIQSIKEEKEDITYRLPELDQRGSDEENVDSETSASTESLLEDKPGRVDTEGQY; translated from the exons ATGAGTTTAAAAGATGCTGACAGTGCAGTTTGCCAGGCAAAGGCAGCCTATAATCTTCATATTTACCCCCAGCTCTCAACAGAAAGTGCTCCCTGCTGCAAAGTGACAGCAACCAAGGACAGTACGTCATCAGATGTCATCAAGGATGTGATTAACATCTTAAACTTGGATGTCTCCAAACATTATGTGCTCGTGGAGGTGAAAGAATCAGGTGGAGAAGAATGGGTACTTGACATAAACGATTCTCCCGTGCACAGGGTTTTGCTTTGGCCTCGCCGCGCTCAGGACGAGCACCCGCAGAAGGATGGGTACTACTTCCTCCTGCAGGAAAGGAACACTGATGGCACCATCAAGTACGTGCAGATGCAGCTGCTCTCCAAGGAGACGGATGCCCGGCGCTTGGTGGAGAGGGGTTTTCTGCCCTGGCACCAGGAGGACTTTGATGACCTTTGCAATCTGCCCAACCTGACAGAGACCACGCTCCTGGAGAATCTCAAGTGCCGCTTCCTAAAGCACAGAATCTACACTTACGCAGGAAGTATCCTGATTGCAATTAACCCCTTCAAGTTCCTGCCCATTTATAACCCCAAGTATGTCAAGATGTATGAGAACCATCAGCTTGGGAAGTTGGAGCCTCATATTTTTGCCATTGCTGATGTGGCCTATCACACAATGCTTAAAAAACATGTTAATCAGTGCATCGTTATATCAGGTGAAAGTGGGTCTGGGAAAACCCAAAGCACAAACTTCTTAATTCACTGCCTCACGGCACTGAGCCAGAAAGGGTACGCCAGTGGTGTGGAGAGAACCATTCTGGGAGCTGGACCAGTGCTGGAG gcatttggaaatgcaaaaaCAGCACATAACAATAACTCCAGTCGTTTTGGGAAGTTCATTCAAGTCAACTATTTAGAGAATGGTATTGTCCGGGG GGCTGTGGTTGAAAAATACCTGCTTGAAAAATCTCGTCTGGTTTCtcaagaaaaagatgaaag GAACTACCATGTCTTTTATTATTTGCTACTTGGAGTCAATGAGGAAGAGCGTAAAGAATTTCACCTCAAGCAACCTGAAGATTATTTCTACCTCAACCAG CATAACTTGAAAATTGAAGATGGGGCAGATCTCCGACATGAATTTGAGAGATTGAAACAAGCCATGGAGATGGTTGGCTTCCTTTCAGCAACAAAGAAACA gATCTTTTCAATACTTTCAGCTATTCTGTATTTGGGCAATGTCACATACAAGAAGAAAGCCACAGGTCGGGATGAAGGGTTGGACGTGGGACCTCCTGAAGTGTTGGACATTCTTTCCCAGCTCTTGAAA GTTAAACGGGAAATCCTGGTAGAAGTgctaacaaaaagaaaaactgtgacTGCTAATGATAAGCTTATTTTGCCATATAGTCTCAATGAG GCAATAACAGCTCGTGATTCCATGGCCAAGTCCTTGTACAGTGCTCTGTTTGACTGGATTGTTCTGCGAATCAATCATGCACTCCTTAacaagaaggacatggaggaaTCTGTTACA TGCCTGTCTATTGGTGTACTTGATATTTTTGGATTTGAAGATTTTGAAACCAACAGTTTTGAGCAGTTCTGTATAAATTATGCAAATGAACAACTTCAGTATTATTTCAATCAGCACATTTTCAAATTGGAGCAG GAGGAATATAAGAGTGAAGGGATCACTTGGCACAATATTGACTATACTGATAATGTGGCCTGCATTCACTTAATCAGCAAGAAACCCACTGGCCTCTTCTATCTTCTGGATGAAGAAAGCAA TTTTCCACATGCCACCAACCAAACTCTACTGGCAAAATTCAAACAGCAGCATGAGGAGAACAAGTTTTTTGTTGGAACCCCAGTGATGGAGCCTGCTTTTATCATTCGCCACTTTGCTGGCAAAGTGAAATACCAGATCAAA GATTTCAGGGAGAAGAACATGGATTACATGAGACCCGACATCGTGGCTCTGCTGCGCAGCAGCGACAGCGCCTTCGTGCGGGAGCTGATCGGGATGGACCCGGTGGCCGTGTTCCGCTGGGCCGTGCTGCGCGCCGCCATCCGCGCCATGGCCGTGTTCGCCCAGGCCGGCCGCGAGAGGGCACAGAAAACggcag GAGTGGTACGTCAAGGACCCAGAGTTCCCCTTGGAGAACTCCAGAGATCAAATACGCCGGTAGAAAAAGTTTATCG AGACATGCATGAACAAATCATCGCCAGTATTAAAGGACTGCCCTGGCAGGGTGATGATCCCTGTGAGCTGCTTCGGTCCCTCAGTCAGCTTCAACACCGCTCCCACCTCCT gaaaagtAGAGGTGTCAAGCAAAAGCAGATAATTCCCAAG AATTTGCTGGATTCCAAATCTCTGAAGCTCATCATGAGCATGACTCTGCACGATCGGACTACGAAGTCGCTTTTGCACTTGCACAAGAAGAAGAAACCCCCCAGCATAAGTGCCCAGTTCCAG ACTTCACTTAACAAGTTGCTGGAGAcactgggcagagctgagccatTCTTCATCCGCTGCATCCGCTCCAATGCAGAGAAG AAGGAGATGCTCTTTGATGAGAGCTTGGTGCTGCAGCAGTTACGGTACACGGGCATGCTGGAAACTGTGCGGATCAGGAGGTCTGGCTACAGTGCCAAATACACATTCCAG GAATTCATCGACCAGTTTCAGGTGTTACTGCCCAAAAATGCCAAAGCCTCCAAGGAAGACATTTGTGCTTATTTGAATAAACTAAAACTAAATGAAAACTACTATCAAATAGGGAAGACCAAG GTTTTTATGAAAGAGGCTGAACGACAGATACTACAGGATACACTACACAAGGAGGTGATCAGGAAAATCATCCTCCTTCAGAGCTGGCTCAGGATGGTTTTGGAAAGGAGACGCTTTCTCAGGATGCGGCAGGCAGCCGTCGTTTTACAG GCGTGCTGGCGCTCCCGCTGTGTCAGGATGGCTCTGCAGAGGAACAACGCTGCCATCGAGATCCAGGCGGCCTGGAGGCGGCACCGGCAGCGGAAAcgcttcctgcagctcaggaggaGAGTTTGTCTCCTGCAGGCCCTGCTCAGGGGGCACCTGCAGCGTAAGAG ATACCAGAAAATGGTTCTAGAAAGGCAGAAAGctgaagaagagcagagagaaatgcaGGAAGATGAAGACAAAGAGCAAGATACGAGCAAGCCATACGACATAGATGAAGATAGGAGCAAGGATGAGCAGAGTGAGCCAGCAACAGATGAGCTGCCTGTGAAACACGAGTCAGAGCCAGATCGAGCTGTTGAGGATGAAGATCAAGCTCAAAATGAACAAGCTGAAAACCTGAGCTCATCCGAGAAAGCCACGTTACCCCAGAAGCACACAGGGGAGGGCTCAGAGAGAGTGACCAACAGCCGGGAGAAGCGGGAATCCCGTCGGCagagggggctggagcacaatGACTTGCAGAACAAGCATGTGCTCCTGTCCTTTGAAGAACCATCTGCATCGTGCCACGAGGAGCAAACTGTTTCTGAAGAGGCCCTGGAAACTGCTCCAGAGCCAGAGAAATCCACAGCACAAGAAGATAATGTCCTTCAGGGAAGCAGCGAGGGAGAGAAAAGTCCAAGTGAAGAAAAAACTCTTTCAGACATTCCACCATCAAGTGAGATAAAGGAAAGCGGTTCTGTTCCTGAGCAACCACCTGGAGCAGATGCAGAGGACACAGCAGCTGATAGAACGAAAACACAGCGGAATCAAAATAACCAAATAAAAGGCAGCCAAAGCTTTACCTGCCCTGAAAGGCCAACAGATCTTGCACTGAATGTTCATAACACACTGTCTGCTACTGGCAGCTTTCAGGGCCCTGCTGACTGGTGGGCAGATAAAAACAGGCGGCAGAGGGCAACCAAAGACCTGGACAGCCCCACTTCTGCAATCCAGAGATATGTGGATGACCCAGAGAAGCTAAAGTACAAGAGAGAGaagtggaaaggaaagagaCAGTCTGATGCTGGCCAGAATGATGTGCTGAGTCAGTCCCTGGATGGAAGGATACGTGCAGATAAGTCTCCTCAGGATCAGTTAGA GAAGAAGGGGAGTTCAGCTTCATTAAGTGACCTGTCAACACTGGCCCAGACTGTTGCCATGAACCAG CAATCACCAGATCcaattgaagaagaaaaaggcaacCAGAAATACCCTGTGCAGAAGAAGCCCAGTGACCACTTCCCTACCTCGGACACGGCCGTTCCCGTGCAGCCAGCGAGTCAGCAAGGGGATGCCAA GTCTGCTTTCAAAAGCCCTCTGCGCAGACTTTTGGGGAAAAAGCCAGACAAGAAAATTGCAAAGGAGAGTTCTGATGTGATTGAGGAAGGAGACGGCCTCTCCCTGGTGTCTTGTGTCCTCTTTGCAGACACAGGAGGAATCCAGAAAGTTTCAGAAG GTTCTTCGGGGCGGCCAGGCCGCCCCCAGGCCGGGAAGGagagcagcaaagcaaagaagAACAGAACCATAAAGATCAGCAAGATCTCGAGCGTGTCCCAGAACTGGCGCGCGTCCATGGTCCGGGAGATTGCAAATGCCAATGAGCTGAAACACCTGGATGAGTTCCTCCTAAACAAG atcaATGACTTGCGCTCCCAGAAGTCTGGTGttgaatgtttgttttttgaagCCACAGAGAAGTTCAGAGGAAACATCAAGACCATGTATTCTGCTCCT aATGGACAAATCCATGTTGGCTATAAAGATCTGGTGGAAAATTACCAGCTCCTAGTTACAAACCTGgccaaaaaaagggaagagaaagaagtcaAGCTGGTTTTGAACCTCTTTCTATCCCTTCTGGATGAATTCATCAGAGGATATGCAAAGAAAGAGGAATCTGAGCAGCCCAAG CAAACCAAAGCCCAGAAGAAGAAACGGAAACAAGACCGTGCA ATTGAAGAGCACAATGGGCACGTGTTCACAAACTACCAAGTGAGCATCCGGCAGTCGTGTGAGCACTGCTCCTCCTACATCTGGCCCATGGAGAAGGCCTGTCTGTGCAGTG TTTGCAAGCTGACTTGTCACAAGAAGTGCATGTCCAAAATCCAGAGCAGCTGTACCTCCTGTGGGAAAAAG GGCGAGCAGGACGCCGAGCCCCGGCACTTCGGGGTGTCCGTGAGCGCCCTGACCAGCGAGAGGAACTCGGTGCCCGTGGTcttggagaagctgctggagtACGTGGAGATGCACGGGCTCTACACAGAAGGCATCTACAGGAAATCAGGATCAGCAAATCGGATGAAGGAGCTGAAGCAGTTGCTGCAAGAAG acCCAAATTCAGTGAAACTGGAGAATTACCCTATTCACACCATCACAGGGATCCTTAAGCAGTGGCTGAGGGAATTGCCAGACCCACTGATGACCTCAGCACAGTACAATGATTTTCTCAGAGCTGTAG AACTACCAGAGAAACAGGAGCAACTCTGTGCCATTTACAgtgtcctggagcagctcccacaaGCAAATCATAATACCTTGGAACGACTCATCTTCCATCTTGTCAA AGTGGCTTTGATAGAAGATGTGAACCGCATGTCCCCCAACGCCTTGGCCATCGTGTTTGCTCCGTGCCTCTTGCGCTGTCCTGATACCTCTGACCCCTTGACCAGCATGAAGGATGTCTCAAAAACAACCAT GTGTGTAGAGATGCTCATAAAGGAGCAGATAAGGAAGTACAagataaaaatggaagaaatcagtcagctggaagcagcagagagcttCGCTTTCCGACGGCTCTCATTGCTTCGGCAGAACACG CTCTGGCCTATAAAACTTGGGTTCTCTTCCCCTTACGAGGGGAAGCTG AGTAAAAGCTCTCAGGTCAAAGGAAATGACAGTGGCACCTCAGAGCTGGACTCGGTGCACGAAGAGGAGGACGTTTCTGAAGCAAACAACCGGGAGAAGGAAATTCTCATTGATCGCATACAGtcaataaaagaagaaaa GGAGGACATCACTTACCGCTTACCTGAGCTTGACCAGCGAGGCTCTGACGAGGAAAACGTGGACTCGGAGACCTCTGCGAGCACAGAGAGCCTGCTGGAGGACAAACCAGGCCGGGTGGATACCGAAGGTCAGTATTAA